Part of the Catalinimonas alkaloidigena genome is shown below.
GAAGAACTTAATTAAGTATTTTTTAAAAAATTTATCAAGGGATTGAATAATACTTAATGATTAGCCTTAAAAAGTGAAAATATAATAATACATACCTATAAATTACAATTTTAATAAGAATGATAGCTGCCCGGGGAAACAGGCGCGCCATCATTCTTATTAATCCTGAAGTCAGATACTTTCCTGGGTCCTGTTGCCATTCAGGAGACGCCAGATGCCCAGTGGATTATCATCTTTGAGTTCATCCGGCAGAAGAAATTGCGGAAAGCCCTGATAGCTTACTGGGCGACTGAAACGGTTTATAGCCGCTGTACCCACTGAAGTAGTTTTTGAATCGGTAGTTGCGGGAAAAGGTCCACCATGTACCATAGAATGACATACTTCCACACCTGTCGGGAAGCCATTCACAATTAAACGGCCCACTTTACGTTCCAATATCTCCACCAGATCCTGATATTCTTCCAGATCTTCTTCAGTAGCTTGCAATGTAGCCGTAAGATGTCCTTCCAGGCTAACTGCGAGTTTCATGAGTTCACTCTTAGTACCCGCACTTACATGTATGGTAGATGGCCCGAACACTTCTTCAGAAAGATCAGGATTTTTCATAAATGTATTTGCATCTGTCTGAAAAACATGCCCCACGGCCGGAGCACTGACTACTGCGGCTTTGCTCTTGCCCAATATCTTCACCCCATCAATAGCAGTGAATTTGCTGATCCGATCCTCGTATCCATCTTTAATTTTGTCTGTCAACATGGCACCGGTATTAATTTCTTGCAATAGCTCTCCACTTCGGGTGGCAAATTCTTCGCTTTGCTTAGATTTCAAAGAGATTACAACACCAGGATTAGTACAAAACTGCCCCACTCCCAAAGTCACAGAGTTTACCAATCCCTGAGCGATCTGTTCGGATTTCTCTTTTAATGCACCGGGTAGCACAAAAACCGGATTTGTACTTCCCATTTCAGCATACACAGGAATGGGCTCTTCACGTTTGGCTGCGGCGTCAAACAGTGCCTTTCCTCCATTGAAAGAACCTGTAAAGCCTACTGCTTTGATGAGCGGATGGTTTACGATAGCCATTCCCACATAGGGCGTGCGGCCTTGTACCATAGAGAATACTCCTTTAGGTAAATTACATGCCTTAGCTGCCTGCATGATCGCCCTGCCCACCATCTCAGATGTACCAGGATGAGCAGGGTGGGCTTTCACTACTATACTACAGCCTGCTGCCAATGCGGAAGCTGTATCACCTCCGGCCACAGAGAACGCCAGGGGAAAATTACTCGCCCCAAATATGCCTACCGGCCCCAGGGCGATCTGCATCATGCGGAGATCGGGCTTGGGGAGAGGCTGACGGTCTGGAATTGCTGTATCAATGCGTGCGTCAACCCAGGAACCTTCGCGAAGAAGCTCAGCAAACATTTTCAGTTGGTTGACAGTTCGTGCACGCTCACCCTGAAGCCGGCCTTGGGGCAGGCCTGTCTCCTGCTCACACCTTTGCAGTAAATCATCACCCAAAGCCATGATTTCTTCTCCAATTTTATCCAGAAACGCTGCTTTCTTCTTCCCTGAAGCTTTGCGGTAATGTTGAAAAGCCACCTCCGCCTGCTGTATCGCACGTTCAATTTCTTCGTGTGTCGCTTCACAAAAATCAACGGCCAGAGATTCGCCATTAACAGGATTTACGCCCTGAAAACCATCAGATCCTTCTTTTGAAAAATTTCCAGCAATGATATGCTTGCCATTTAGTTGCATAGCTAAATTTTAGTTTGATAAAAAAATTATTGTACAAAGTTCGTCAGTGTGCCAATCGGTTGAGATGTAATACGGATTTCATCACCTGAGGCCAGCGTAAAATCATTGGAAGGAATGATGCCCGTTCCCGTCATCAGAAATACACCTTGGGGAAAGTCACACTCCCTGAACAGAAACTCAACCAGTTCCGTAAACTTTCTCTTGATCTGATCCAGGGCGGTATTATCTTTAAAAACAATTTCACCTTCCCTAAAGATTTCTAGGCTAATTGCTGTTTCATTGGGTATAGGCTCGCTGGGTACATATAAACAGGGGCCCAGAGCAGCACTGCCGGTATAACTTTTGGCTTGTGGCAAGTAGAGCGGATTCTCCCCTTCAATACTCCTGGAGCTCATATCGTTACCCATGGTATAGCCCTGAATCTGACCACTAGAAGCACAGAATAATGTCATCTCCGGCTCCGGAACATCCCAACTAGAATCTCTACGGATACGTACATGATCACGGTTTCCTACAATACGATAATGGGGTGCTTTAAAAAATAGCTCAGGACGTTCGGCATCGTATACCCTATCGTAAAAATCGCCGCCTCCGGCATCTTTTGACTCTTCCATCCTGGCGTCACGGCTGCGATAGTAGGTTACGCCTGCTCCCCATAACTCTTGTGTGCCTACCGGAGGCAGCAAAGTTTCATCCAGAATTTTACTGGCATCCTCAATGGGCTTGTAATCTTTAAGTTCGTCGGTAAGCTGCTGATACAAATGATCACGGTTGATCAGCGCATCAAATGACTTATTTTCATTTTGGTAATATTTACCTTCATGTTCAATAAATATTCCTGATTGGCTGTGATAAATTTTCATGTGTTTAGGTTGCTTAGCGAAAAAAATATAATTGTAATTTAAAAACCTCCGCCCAAATTATCATAATTGTGACGAAAAGTTTAGTTTGTACTCCAACAATATTATACAAATAAAAACCTAGAACTATTTTTTAGACATGTCTGAAAATAAGAAAAAGCTAAGAAGTCAGGAATGGTTTGGCAAAACCGACAAAATGGGATTTATCTACCGCAGCTGGATGCGAAATCAGGGCCTTCCTGATCATGCTTTTGATGGCAGGCCGGTCATCGGTATCTGCAACACCTGGTCTGAATATACTCCCTGTAATGCCCACTTCAGAGAAATTGCCGAACATGTAAAGAGAGGTGTATTTGAAGCCGGAGGCTATCCATTCGAGTTTCCGGTGATGTCTTTGGGGGAAACACTTCTTAAGCCAACCGCGATGTTATTTCGTAATCTTGCCAGCATGGATGCGGAAGAATCAATCCGGGGCAACCCGATGGATGGCGTAATCCTCCTGGCGGGATGTGATAAAACTACCCCCTCTATTCTGATGGGAGCTGCCAGCGTGGACCTTCCTTCTATTGTGATCTCCGGAGGCCCTATGCTTAATGGTAAGTACAAAGGACAGGATATTGGTTCGGGTACATCCGTCTGGCGCTTTACCGACGATGTAAGGGCGGGAAGAATTACCCAGGAAGAATATTACTATGCCGAGAGCTGTATGTCGCGCAGCCGGGGCCACTGCATGACGATGGGAACCGCCTCCACCATGGCTTCTATGGTAGAGGCGCTGGGGATGGGCATGCCCAATAATGCTGCGATCCCCGCCGTGGATGCCCGTCGTAAAGTACTGGCACATATGGCAGGTAGCCGTATTGTAGAAATGGTTAAGGAAGATGTAAAAATTTCTGATATTCTGACACGCAAAGCTTTTGAGAATGCCATAGTTACCAACGCTGCCATCGGAGGCTCCACCAATGCCATCGTGCACTTGCTGGCAATCGCTGGACGGGTGGGTGTAGATCTTAATTTAGATGATTTTGATAAATTGGGCCATGATGTACCTCTCCTGCTCAATCTGATGCCCTCGGGAAAATACCTGATGGAGGACTTCTATTATGCGGGCGGTTTACCTGCAATTATTAAAGAGTTGGGTGATCTTATTCATAAAGATGCCCTAACGGTAAATGGCAAGACCATAGGAGAAAATACCAAAGAAGCGCCCTGCTACGACCGCGAAGTGATCGCTACCCTGGATACGCCCCTTAAAGAGCGTTCCGGAATAGCAGTACTCAAAGGAAACCTGTCTGAGCACGGGGCAGTGATCAAACCTTCAGCAGCAACACCAAAACTCATGAAACACCGGGGCAAAGCTGTAGTTTTTGAGGATATAGAAGATTATCATGCCCGCGTAGATGATCCGGATCTGGAGATTGACGAAAACAGCATTATGGTTCTCAAGGAGGTAGGTCCTCGTGGATATCCCGGTATGCCGGAAGTAGGAAATATGGGACTACCTAAAAAACTCCTGGAAAAAGGAATTGATGATTTAGTACGTATTTCAGATGGGCGGATGAGCGGCACTGCCTTTGGCACTGTGGTGTTACATGTGTCTCCCGAGTCAGCCATAGGAGGAACTTTGGCTTTGGTGCAAAATGGTGACTACATAGAAATAGACGTTGAAGCCAGAAAGCTTCACCTTGAAGTGTCTGATGAAGAACTAGGTAAAAGAAAAGCCAATTGGAAAGCGGTTAATCTAGGCTATGACCGTGGCTATGCCCAACTCTACATCAACCATGTACAGCAGTCACATCTGGGTGCTGACTTTGATTTCCTGAGAGGTAAATCCGGCTCAGAAGTAAAGCGGGATTCACATTAATCGCTGATTTAATTCTGAAAATCACAGGTTGAATAAATATGATTTGTGATTTTCATTTTTTATCTGTTGTTCTACTATCAAGAATTCACCTTGTATTTGGTAAGATTTACCAGGTTTGGTAATTGTATACTTATACTTGTCCCCTCTCCTACTTTTGAGGTTAAGTCAATTGAACCCTGCATTTTATCCAGTGCTTCTTTTACAATGTAAAGTCCAAGACCAGAGCCATTACTACGATTGGTAGCACGATAAAACATGTCGAAAACCAACTTTTGATGCTTGTCGGGAATTCCTATTCCATTGTCCTTGATGGTAATGATGGTGTTTTCATCATTAATTGAGGCAGAGATTTGTACGTGGGGTTTTTCTTGGAAAAAACTATACTTAAATGCATTCGCTATTAAATTATTAAGAACCATTTGCAGGCGCATGCTATCACAAACCAGTTTCCCTTCACCAGAAAGTTTAAATGAACAGTGGGTATTCCTGTAATCATGGCTAAGGCTACTTATGATTTCATCAATCAACTGCCGGAGATTAACTTCATCAGGTTCTACCTTTTTACGCGTGTTACGAGAATAATCCAGTATATCATGGATGAATTTATCTTGCTTAGAAAGGCTCTTTTCCTGCATTTTCATGAATTCCCTGATCTGGTCTTGATCTTCTTCCTGAAGCGCCAGGTCAATCAGTGCCAGGCAGGATGCTACCGGAGAACGTAAATCATGGGAAACACGATAGACAAAATTATCCAACTCCTGATTGGCCTTCTGCAGTTCTTGATTAATCTGCTTTATTTTGGCATTGCTTTCTGACAGTTCCTGATTTGTATCGACATACACTTGATTCTGCTGTGCAATCCGTTCATTTTTCTCTTTAAGCTCCCTTTCTTTCTGTTCAGCGATTTCTTTTGCCTTGATCAGTTCTTTTTCGTATTCTTTCAGTTTGGTAATATCCGTTTGCGTACCCCAGAACCTGGTTAGCCGATTATTTTTATCAATAATACCTACTGTATTATTTGAGAAATGATGAAGATTACCTTCTTTATCCGGCTCTACGGTTTCCTCCTGGGCTACTCT
Proteins encoded:
- a CDS encoding IlvD/Edd family dehydratase encodes the protein MSENKKKLRSQEWFGKTDKMGFIYRSWMRNQGLPDHAFDGRPVIGICNTWSEYTPCNAHFREIAEHVKRGVFEAGGYPFEFPVMSLGETLLKPTAMLFRNLASMDAEESIRGNPMDGVILLAGCDKTTPSILMGAASVDLPSIVISGGPMLNGKYKGQDIGSGTSVWRFTDDVRAGRITQEEYYYAESCMSRSRGHCMTMGTASTMASMVEALGMGMPNNAAIPAVDARRKVLAHMAGSRIVEMVKEDVKISDILTRKAFENAIVTNAAIGGSTNAIVHLLAIAGRVGVDLNLDDFDKLGHDVPLLLNLMPSGKYLMEDFYYAGGLPAIIKELGDLIHKDALTVNGKTIGENTKEAPCYDREVIATLDTPLKERSGIAVLKGNLSEHGAVIKPSAATPKLMKHRGKAVVFEDIEDYHARVDDPDLEIDENSIMVLKEVGPRGYPGMPEVGNMGLPKKLLEKGIDDLVRISDGRMSGTAFGTVVLHVSPESAIGGTLALVQNGDYIEIDVEARKLHLEVSDEELGKRKANWKAVNLGYDRGYAQLYINHVQQSHLGADFDFLRGKSGSEVKRDSH
- a CDS encoding aldehyde dehydrogenase (NADP(+)); this encodes MQLNGKHIIAGNFSKEGSDGFQGVNPVNGESLAVDFCEATHEEIERAIQQAEVAFQHYRKASGKKKAAFLDKIGEEIMALGDDLLQRCEQETGLPQGRLQGERARTVNQLKMFAELLREGSWVDARIDTAIPDRQPLPKPDLRMMQIALGPVGIFGASNFPLAFSVAGGDTASALAAGCSIVVKAHPAHPGTSEMVGRAIMQAAKACNLPKGVFSMVQGRTPYVGMAIVNHPLIKAVGFTGSFNGGKALFDAAAKREEPIPVYAEMGSTNPVFVLPGALKEKSEQIAQGLVNSVTLGVGQFCTNPGVVISLKSKQSEEFATRSGELLQEINTGAMLTDKIKDGYEDRISKFTAIDGVKILGKSKAAVVSAPAVGHVFQTDANTFMKNPDLSEEVFGPSTIHVSAGTKSELMKLAVSLEGHLTATLQATEEDLEEYQDLVEILERKVGRLIVNGFPTGVEVCHSMVHGGPFPATTDSKTTSVGTAAINRFSRPVSYQGFPQFLLPDELKDDNPLGIWRLLNGNRTQESI
- a CDS encoding fumarylacetoacetate hydrolase family protein; translated protein: MKIYHSQSGIFIEHEGKYYQNENKSFDALINRDHLYQQLTDELKDYKPIEDASKILDETLLPPVGTQELWGAGVTYYRSRDARMEESKDAGGGDFYDRVYDAERPELFFKAPHYRIVGNRDHVRIRRDSSWDVPEPEMTLFCASSGQIQGYTMGNDMSSRSIEGENPLYLPQAKSYTGSAALGPCLYVPSEPIPNETAISLEIFREGEIVFKDNTALDQIKRKFTELVEFLFRECDFPQGVFLMTGTGIIPSNDFTLASGDEIRITSQPIGTLTNFVQ